A section of the Mycoplasmopsis synoviae ATCC 25204 genome encodes:
- a CDS encoding PTS transporter subunit IIABC, translating into MSFAKLGSFFRSKKEKNSDNSGSGNARKILSKLSGAFMLPISVMAIAGLFLGVGATVAEKAAGVAAVQKIGELLKILGDPVFGALPLLFAAAFVIAFTDEAGVAVFAAIIGYLVFSAVQGVFITPVTSTVDGKEVIDGYVVLFEQGGRSAKSLKQLVGSTLGIRSLQTSVFGGIVVGLVVQYLYNKFHTIQLPRVISFFGGKRFVSLVTIPAMAVLAFVFLLFWPWVGIALNFLGEALNKTPVGVNSLIFGYIERSLIPFGLHHVFYAPVWYTPAGGDLNAALQAFVSTNSLPLDLSLVDLSFEGAKDSAAAAAAAGVSEGYANFVKLFQDVAKEPNGFQGDSTISLKLLGYGNTVALFSPTELVALKNPSSTIPTTLSWVGKTTSQLVTVAGKKYYLYSNVPLFAFVQYALNIKIGQYLDGKFGVMMLALPAAAAAMIFAAPKENRKVAAGTVVPAAFTSLITGVTEPIEFTFLFLSPLLFWGFHSIMAAFSFMFANLLNVHIPMAFSGGILDFVIYGVIPFQKGTQFWFPLLTGAAYMPVYFFVFYFWIKYKNLETPGRGGNTKLFTRKDYEAKKDAKHSAEGMASAKTVDTQAYAVVQAYGGTENITAYNNCASRLRYDVKDVRKVNPEALKAAGAVAVKFEASNHAQGIFGPVAEQLNSKIKSQRDLIAAKEAEEKASSVKKLNQAPVVEKEVVKKETPVRKTTVEQLTKPVSLYTPARGDLKPLEYLNDGVFSNKTMGDGFVVRFVSEKVGNVYSPVDGVVTLVFPTKHAYGIETKEGVKLLVHIGIDTVNLNGQGFESFVKLGQKVKAGDQLAKVDLPFLKRHKVKSDVITLVLPESKYKNFSVTLDTNEVPKLGIRVGLVR; encoded by the coding sequence ATGAGTTTCGCGAAATTAGGCTCTTTTTTTAGATCAAAAAAAGAGAAAAATTCAGATAACAGCGGCTCAGGAAATGCACGTAAGATCTTATCTAAATTATCTGGTGCTTTCATGTTGCCTATTTCTGTTATGGCGATTGCCGGATTATTTTTAGGGGTTGGAGCTACTGTTGCTGAAAAAGCAGCCGGAGTTGCAGCTGTTCAAAAAATCGGTGAATTGCTTAAAATTTTAGGTGATCCTGTTTTCGGTGCACTACCATTACTTTTTGCTGCTGCGTTTGTTATCGCATTTACAGACGAAGCCGGAGTTGCGGTTTTTGCTGCCATTATAGGTTACCTAGTCTTCTCAGCGGTTCAGGGAGTATTTATTACACCTGTAACATCGACTGTAGACGGTAAAGAAGTTATTGACGGATACGTTGTTTTATTTGAACAAGGTGGAAGATCTGCCAAATCTCTTAAACAATTAGTTGGATCAACTCTTGGTATTCGTTCATTACAAACATCAGTGTTTGGAGGAATAGTTGTAGGACTTGTTGTTCAATATCTATACAACAAATTCCACACTATCCAATTACCTAGAGTAATTTCATTCTTTGGTGGAAAAAGATTCGTTTCACTAGTTACAATTCCAGCTATGGCTGTATTAGCATTTGTATTCTTGCTATTTTGACCATGAGTGGGAATTGCACTTAACTTCTTAGGTGAAGCATTAAATAAAACACCAGTTGGTGTTAACTCACTTATCTTCGGATACATAGAAAGATCATTAATCCCATTTGGATTACACCATGTTTTCTATGCACCTGTTTGATATACACCTGCAGGAGGGGATTTAAACGCTGCTTTACAAGCTTTTGTTTCAACAAATAGTCTTCCTCTTGATTTATCACTTGTTGATTTATCATTTGAAGGAGCAAAAGATTCTGCAGCAGCTGCAGCTGCTGCTGGAGTTTCTGAAGGATATGCAAACTTCGTTAAGTTATTCCAAGATGTAGCTAAAGAACCTAACGGTTTCCAAGGTGATTCAACAATATCACTTAAATTACTAGGATATGGAAATACAGTAGCGCTATTTTCACCAACTGAATTAGTAGCACTTAAAAACCCATCATCTACAATTCCTACAACACTTTCATGAGTTGGTAAAACTACAAGCCAACTAGTAACTGTTGCTGGAAAAAAATACTACCTATACTCAAATGTTCCATTATTTGCATTTGTACAATACGCACTTAACATTAAAATCGGACAATACCTAGACGGTAAATTCGGTGTTATGATGCTAGCTCTTCCTGCTGCTGCTGCTGCTATGATATTTGCAGCACCTAAGGAAAATAGAAAAGTTGCTGCCGGAACAGTTGTTCCTGCTGCGTTCACCTCACTTATAACAGGTGTTACAGAACCAATTGAATTTACATTCCTATTCTTATCACCATTATTATTCTGAGGATTCCACTCAATTATGGCTGCATTCTCATTCATGTTTGCAAACCTATTAAACGTTCATATACCAATGGCCTTTTCAGGTGGAATTCTTGACTTTGTAATTTATGGGGTTATTCCATTCCAAAAAGGAACACAATTCTGATTCCCATTACTTACAGGGGCAGCATACATGCCAGTTTACTTCTTCGTATTCTACTTCTGAATTAAATACAAAAACTTAGAAACACCTGGAAGAGGTGGAAACACTAAATTATTTACCAGAAAAGACTATGAAGCTAAAAAAGATGCTAAACATTCAGCTGAAGGTATGGCATCTGCAAAAACAGTTGATACTCAAGCTTACGCTGTAGTGCAAGCTTACGGTGGAACTGAAAACATTACTGCTTACAACAACTGTGCATCAAGACTTCGTTACGATGTTAAAGATGTTAGAAAAGTTAATCCAGAAGCTCTAAAAGCTGCTGGAGCCGTTGCCGTGAAATTTGAAGCGTCTAACCACGCGCAAGGAATTTTCGGGCCAGTTGCAGAACAATTAAATTCAAAAATTAAATCACAAAGAGATTTAATTGCAGCTAAAGAAGCAGAAGAAAAAGCTTCTTCTGTGAAGAAATTAAATCAAGCGCCAGTAGTTGAAAAAGAAGTTGTTAAAAAAGAAACTCCAGTTAGAAAAACAACAGTAGAACAATTAACAAAACCAGTATCTTTATACACTCCTGCTAGAGGTGATTTAAAACCTTTAGAATATCTAAACGATGGTGTGTTTTCAAACAAAACCATGGGAGATGGATTCGTTGTTAGATTTGTTTCTGAAAAAGTTGGAAACGTTTACTCACCAGTTGATGGTGTTGTAACACTAGTTTTCCCAACAAAACATGCTTACGGAATCGAAACCAAAGAAGGTGTTAAATTACTTGTTCACATTGGAATTGATACCGTTAATCTAAATGGACAAGGATTTGAATCATTTGTTAAATTAGGTCAAAAAGTTAAAGCTGGAGACCAACTAGCTAAAGTTGATTTACCATTCCTAAAAAGACACAAAGTAAAATCAGATGTTATTACTCTTGTTTTACCAGAATCAAAATACAAAAACTTCTCAGTTACACTAGATACTAACGAA
- a CDS encoding inorganic diphosphatase: protein MKLKVVIEIPKGSNVKYEFNRKTNMLEVDRILREDFLYPCNYGFVPSTLDWDGDELDVLVYSPEKFLPNSALNVRVIGAMKMVDDGETDTKLVAVHADDFRLEHIKELKDLPLSFLVNLEAFFANYKNFKRVGITKVEGFESKEWALEELKECYELFEKYSSLHKDDFIKKMKEKHPEKYS, encoded by the coding sequence ATGAAATTAAAAGTAGTAATTGAAATTCCAAAAGGCTCAAATGTTAAATACGAATTTAACCGTAAAACTAACATGCTAGAAGTCGATAGAATTCTAAGAGAAGATTTTTTATATCCATGTAATTATGGATTTGTGCCAAGCACTTTAGACTGAGATGGAGACGAGCTTGACGTGCTAGTTTATTCACCTGAAAAGTTTTTACCTAACTCAGCTCTTAACGTTAGAGTAATAGGAGCTATGAAAATGGTTGACGATGGCGAAACTGATACTAAACTAGTAGCAGTTCACGCTGATGATTTTAGGCTAGAGCACATCAAAGAATTAAAAGATCTTCCGCTTTCTTTTTTAGTAAATTTAGAAGCGTTTTTTGCAAACTATAAAAACTTCAAAAGAGTAGGCATTACTAAAGTTGAAGGCTTTGAATCTAAAGAATGAGCTTTAGAGGAGCTTAAAGAATGCTATGAATTATTTGAAAAATATTCAAGTCTTCATAAAGATGACTTTATAAAAAAAATGAAAGAAAAACATCCAGAGAAATATAGTTAA